The Sabethes cyaneus chromosome 3, idSabCyanKW18_F2, whole genome shotgun sequence DNA window CAGGCCCATACAAACTTACTGCTCGCTGGCAGAGGATGGTTTGACGTTTCCGTAAACGACTGGACCATATATCAGTTTATGAAGCTTTTCCGACTGGTCGAACAAATCAAACAAAGGATGCAGACTGCGTTGCGTGACCTGGTTCTCACTTCAACTGACAGATTTCGTCATTGCATTTGTGATCCTAGCCGGCTATGTCTTGCTGTCGAAGAAGATTTTAGATGGACGGAAAACCTCATCGATTCTCCTTTCGAATCCGGAGAACCACCGGTGTTTTATTTACTACTGCAGATGGGTGGCGAAGCGCCATTTTATTCCACCGATCCGGATGAATTTGAATATACTCTAAGGAGCTTGTTCGACGCGGCAGTAATGCAATCTCACGATGTTCATCTGATTGATCCCAGTCTGTTTGGATCTTTAATTTTTGCGACCGACTTGTATTTATCGTCAGTAGGATTACATGACTCAGTAATAGAAAAAAGAAGGAATAATATTCTTCTGTGTTGCCAAAAAGCTATTATTCCATTGAAAACTTACGCACATCGCTACAGTGAGTTCAAGGAGCTATTTTTCACAAATATCGCTGAGTATGTTAAGGAAATTAAGGCTACTAAAACATCCCTACAGGTAAAAGAAGAAATCTCCTTCCAAATACGAATGCGAGAGAGTTTGGAAAGAACTCTTCCACTCAGCATCGTCATTGGCCCATTTTGGGTCGATGTTAGTCCTCTTCGAGAAGCGTTGATTCAGATGAGAAAAGATCTTACTACGTCCATACTGCAAATGTTAACCGAACGGCTAAGAGACAAAACGTCGGAAATTGTTTCGGATTATACGGAAATTATTGATAAAATTTGTGAAAAACCGACATCGATTGAGCATATTTGTGAGATCCGTGAATTTATGGAGGGTATTCAGGACTTGCTACAGATACTCGAAGAGCGTATGAAGACTGTATTGTTCGAATATGAGATTTTGGATTACTTTCGTTACGCTTTGCCGGATGCAGATTTTTATCAAAAGTGGCATGCATTGGCTTTTCCGCAAAAGATTTTGAAGCAAATGGATTCCGTGTATGAATTTCATGAAGGAGAAGTGGATAAATTTAGAAAGCAGCAAGTCAGCGATGAGGCTGGATTCGGAAGCAGAGTTGAAGAAATTAACGTTTATATTTCAAAGTTTACAACCGTGTATGATACCAGCAAGGTAACGGAAGTGTCGATTGAAGTTAAGAAGCTATGGAAAAATATTAATGAGTTGATCTTGTATGGAGAAACCCTTAACAGACGCCAGGAGCTTTTTGAGATGCCACCGATTGATTTGTCTAGTTTGTTTGAACTGAAAGAAAATTTCGAGGCGTACAGAAACCTTTGGTCATACGCTGCAGAATACATTAATGCGGAGGAAAGTTGGCGTGAAAATCCTTTATCCAGCGTAGAAGTCGAGTCAGTCAGCAAAACATTGCAGCACTATCAAGAATCTTTTGAAGGATTGTACAATTGTTTCGAAGATCAACCGCAAATTCAAGATGTTGTTCAAATGTTTCTTGCGAGAGTCGAATCATTTGCACCCAACTTAACCATAATCGGTCTCCTGCAGCATCCCCTACTAGAACCAATCCATTGGGCGCAGTTTGCAAAAGCTGCTAGGATCAAAGGAAAGGTTTCACTGACCACGAATTTCGAACTGTTTCTGGAGTACCATATCGGTGATTACTTGGAAGCCCTAAGCAGCATCATAGCTGAAGCCGAACAGCAAAAAGAGGAAACGGAACGAATTCGAGCTGAGGAGGAAGAAAATACCCGCCGACGGGAACAGTATGAGCGAAACCGAGCCCAAAGAAGATTAAATAGACCAGAGATTTGATTAAATGGAATACATATTCGTGGTCTAACACTTAAAATTTCAATTCTTTAGTGATTTTGTGAATTGATAACTCTAGATTATTAGAACTATAAAATATTGTTTCGAGAATAAAATAACCATCATTTTTAAAGCACAAAATGATTACCTTCAATGCTAACGTATATTCGTATAACGTATAACGTATCATTATCTCATTTTCTCCCTTCTGGATGCTAACAGCATTATCGTTTGTAAAGGGAGCATTTgctggtgatgttcgagaaaacccggccctcgatgagaatttAGTCTATTTGGTTCAAGGTTCGTTGACCAGTTGATCTCCAGTCAGGTGGCTTCGTGGATATttttgcggggaaagaaagtacttccgatcaccaggcctcggaaagctgcaaagttgatgtatCGCTGACCGTTCTCGTTCGTGTCGTTGTGCAGGCCAttgggcccgatcaccggtctaagcattgcttccctgccgatctgccgttcatatccccgatgacgatcttgatgtcccataGCGAGCAGCTGTCATACGTTGCTACGCATAGAacacttccttctcgtcgtcgggtttaCTCTCGTCTGAACAATACACTTTTATAATAGtgcagttgaagaaacggccttttatcttcaacatgcacatcctctcgttgatcgcttttcaGTCCATTACGCGGTTAATCGTCTCACCGCCCACCCcggtaaaattgggctttgcggCCACAAATCCTTCACACCTTCTCCCCTTTGCGATAGTATACCTGCAGTACCACGATGCCGAGCTTTCGGGGTTTTAACTTATCGagtagcaccctgtcgccaccaatgaAATTTAGCGTTCTGAAGTTTCAGGTTATTAACTGTATagcagttgaataagctactattcaacaaaaatgtttgttgggtcgcctttgtccatgccgaatgttccgagcaGAATTTTCTTGAGTCTTCTTAGtgtgttttagatttagatggGTAGCCGTACTGtggccacgctaccgagtctcgtgatgaggctgccatcttacagtgtcgagacaacactgtgcctccttccttgttggtatacgaccttagtttccaccagggttggttaacCGATCTCCCCTAAGGTTGCTCGtcgtaccacgtggaggtagggttATGAGTTGCTGGATAAAAGGCTAAAGACCACCATGGGGTCTGTTtcacgcattatccaaccatttaccaaccaactAATCTCCGTCAACCTAGTCATTTCGGTGTTCGTGATTTCACGACCGAGCGAATCATGCTCTatccgtcttcgagggtcgaagtgCCTAGCACCAGGGGGCCTACCAAAGGAAGGCAATATCTGCTAGTAACCGCAATAGTTTTCCGCAATAGTTAGACAGCTTGCGTGTTGTTCATGTATAGAATCTGAGAAGGACGGCTTTGTCGCGAAAGatataccgtcgatagttttgagtgcACCTGTAACGATCCGCTACTACTAGATAATGGTCCTAGTCAATATTTGTACCCCACAGGAAGCGTCTGTTAGTGatgttttcaaaaatgtaaacatcgtttagaacgtggtcaatttagTTCGTTGTTCGTTAATCAGTTGATCTCCAGGTGGTCTTGTGGGTTGTTTAGGTTCGTGTTGGTATGCAGGCTATGGAGAGCTATCACCGGTCAGTGAATGATTTCCCAACAGATTTGGACGATCATGTCCTCAATGACGATCATGATGTAATGTAGTTAACGTTGCTTTCAGTTGCACGCAGAACGTTTCCTTCTCCTCTCCTgctctaccttcgtgcgggagTTCCGTTTTACCATGCTGTAGTCGAAGAAATTACTGTTTATTTTCAACAGATATATCCTCtggttgatcgccttccaacccagcacgtgatcctgcattctgcccaacactaTACAGCCCGTTTCCAGCTCACTGGAGGCCCCTCGCTCTGTTGAAACTGTGCCTTGTCGCCTCGAATCTTCACAAATATTGCATTTCAATGGTCTCTAGGCAATAAGTCAATAGGCCGGTgcagctagatagagtcagtaggattattgaTACTAGCCCCGTAAGTGtcttgtattctaacagctgactgcgaagtctgttgataaagaagatTCTAGAGACGTTCAATTGTCTAGTCGAAAATAGCGAAGAAAAAAGAGCAAGtttgaaaagcaattgtgtgtgAGAGTCGTAAAAATCCGAATCTCTCGATTAAAAAAGTTCGCTAAAAAGCTTGATTTTCCTGCTAGTACTTTCCAAAGCATTTTTAAATAGTTCGATACTTGTCCGATAATGGTCATGAAGACGGGAAGTGGAACGAAAATAGATTCAAGGGTCCATCAGAAGGATGTGAAGGCGAAATAAAAATAACAGTGACGTTATGGCTTTCCATGCTGAGTTACTCATAAGTAGTGTTACCGGTcattttaaaatgaaacggtACCAATGCCAGGGCGtcaa harbors:
- the LOC128743948 gene encoding dynein axonemal heavy chain 1 gives rise to the protein MSAERWLSIDSLQGFALVSALDGTDKNWAWRCVVVVDYSSEQYLWTVMDNGDSWNIPRWRLYLVHENPRNFCERLKSALRQRSLSENYLKYSYLLHSMNVGDYFDLSETAKYRILKQSNVKVAEAFENIYRQFCTGLSLNKCVLEYSRLNIDPIQAMTIDKTITPPKDDCRKLYCYKKLFVLIKRICLLSHPAVYDALKMINAECEFLQQLLLYSLDFKEPVPLADFEIANQAQLRKTLRYLQNNWIEKTTMQAHTNLLLAGRGWFDVSVNDWTIYQFMKLFRLVEQIKQRMQTALRDLVLTSTDRFRHCICDPSRLCLAVEEDFRWTENLIDSPFESGEPPVFYLLLQMGGEAPFYSTDPDEFEYTLRSLFDAAVMQSHDVHLIDPSLFGSLIFATDLYLSSVGLHDSVIEKRRNNILLCCQKAIIPLKTYAHRYSEFKELFFTNIAEYVKEIKATKTSLQVKEEISFQIRMRESLERTLPLSIVIGPFWVDVSPLREALIQMRKDLTTSILQMLTERLRDKTSEIVSDYTEIIDKICEKPTSIEHICEIREFMEGIQDLLQILEERMKTVLFEYEILDYFRYALPDADFYQKWHALAFPQKILKQMDSVYEFHEGEVDKFRKQQVSDEAGFGSRVEEINVYISKFTTVYDTSKVTEVSIEVKKLWKNINELILYGETLNRRQELFEMPPIDLSSLFELKENFEAYRNLWSYAAEYINAEESWRENPLSSVEVESVSKTLQHYQESFEGLYNCFEDQPQIQDVVQMFLARVESFAPNLTIIGLLQHPLLEPIHWAQFAKAARIKGKVSLTTNFELFLEYHIGDYLEALSSIIAEAEQQKEETERIRAEEEENTRRREQYERNRAQRRLNRPEI